The Halofilum ochraceum DNA window TCATTGTGTCTCGCGAGGCCAGAGGAACCGCGGCCGCAACCCGCATCGCTCCTGGTCCCGATTGACCGCAATCGCGAGCAAGCTCGCTCCTGCAGGGACGCCGATCTTCGGCGTCGGGTCGTTACCGCCCGAGCCAGTCATTCTCCGCGTACGGTTGCGCTTTCACCACCCGGTCGAGTTCGACCAGGGTCTTGAGCAGCCGTTCCAGTCGATCCAGCGGCCACGCATTGGGGCCGTCCGAGAGCGCCTGCTCGGGGCGCGGGTGCGTTTCCATGAAGAGCCCGGAGATGCCGGCGGCGACGGCGGCGCGGGCCAGCACCGGCACGAACTCGCGCTGGCCGCCCGACGAACTGCCCTGCCCGCCCGGCAACTGCACGGAATGCGTCGCGTCGAACACGACCGGGCAGCCGGTATTGCGCATCACGGCGAGACCGCGCATGTCCGAGACCAGATTGTTGTAGCCGAACGAGACTCCGCGGTCGCAGACCATGATGCCCGTGCCGCCGGCGGCGCGGGCCTTGTCAACAACATTCACCATATCCCAGGGCGCCAGGAACTGCCCCTTCTTGATATTCACCGGGCGACCCGCGGCGGCCACGCGCTGGATGTAGTCGGTCTGGCGGCAGAGGAACGCCGGTGTCTGCAGCACATCGACGACGGCAGCGACCTCATCGACCGGGGTGTATTCGTGCACGTCGGTAAGTACCGGCAGCCCGGTCTCGCTGCGCACCCGTTCGAGCGACGCCAGGCCGGACTCCAGGCCGGGGCCGCGATAACCGGATACGGACGAGCGATTGGCCTTGTCGTACGAGGCCTTGAAGATGACCGGGACACCGATGCGTTCGGAGATGCCCTTGAGCGCCTCGGCGATCTCCAGCGCCAGCGACTCGCTCTCCAGCGCACAGGGGCCGGCGATCAGGAAGAGCGGGCGATCCGGGCCGACTTCGAAACCGCAGAGGTTCATCAACGGTGACCGGCGTGCGCCAGTGCGGCGGCCACGAAATCCGTGAACAACGGATGGCCGTCACGCGGGTTGGATGTGAATTCCGGGTGGAACTGGCAGCCGATGAACCACGGGTGTTCGGGCAGCTCCGTGACCTCCACCAGCGCGTTGTCGATCGAGGTGCCCGAGAACTGCAGCCCCGACTCGCGCAGCGTGTCGCAATAGTTGTTGTTGAACTCGTAGCGGTGACGATGGCGCTCCATGACCGCATCGGCACCGTAGATCCGGTTGATGCGTGAGCCGGGCGCCAGCTGCGCCTGCTGCGCGCCGAGGCGCATGGTGCCGCCGAGGTCGGAGTCCCGCGAACGCTGCTCGATCTCGCCGGAAACGGTCTGCCACTCCGTGATGAGGGCGATGACCGGATGCGGTGTCTGCGGGTCGAACTCGGTCGAGTTGGCATGCGCGAGGCCGGCGACGTTGCGCGCGTACTCGACCACCGCGACCTGCATGCCCAGGCAGATGCCGAGGAACGGTACGCGGTTCTCGCGCGCATAACGCACGGCGGCGATCTTGCCCTCGACCCCGCGGACGCCGAAGCCGCCCGGGATCAGTATGGCATCGAGCCCGTCGAGCAGCGCGGTGCCCTCGAGCTCGAGCTGTTCGGAATCGATGTAGCGGATGCGGACCTTGCTGCGCGTCTTGATACCGGCGTGGATCAGCGCCTCGTTCAGCGATTTGTACGAGTCGGCCAGATCGATGTACTTGCCGATCATCCCGACCGTGACTTCGTGTTCGGGGTGATCCAGCCCGTCGAGCACGGCCTCCCATTCGGCCAGATCGGCCGGCGGCAGCGCGTCCAGCATGCCGAGGCGCTCGAGCATGATGTCGTCGAGGCCCTGGCGCTGGTAAATCTGCGGGATGCGGTAGATCTGATCGACGTCGATCGCCGAGGCGACCGCACGCTCCGGGACATTGGTGAACAGCGCGATCTTGCGCCGCTCTTCCTCGGGCAGCGGCTCGGCCGCGCGGCAGAGCAGCATGTCCGGCTGGATACCGATGGAGCGCAGTTCCTTCACCGAGTGCTGCGTCGGCTTGGTCTTCACCTCGCCGGAGCTGGCGATGTAGGGCACCAGCGTCAGGTGGATGAACATCGCGTTCTCGCGACCCTCTTCCACGCCCATCTGGCGGATCGCTTCCATGAACGGCAGCGATTCGATGTCGCCGACCGTGCCGCCGATCTCGACCATGGCGATATCGGCATCACCGGCGCCCTCGCGCACGAGGCGCTTGATCTCGTCGGTGATGTGCGGGATGACCTGCACGGTCGCACCCAGGTATTCGCCGCGGCGCTCCTTGGAGATCACGTTCTGGTAGACGCGGCCGGTGGTGAAGTTGCTGCGCTGGCTGGTGCGGACGCGCGTGAAGCGCTCGTAGTGGCCCAGATCGAGGTCGGTCTCGGCGCCGTCGTCGGTGACGAACACCTCGCCGTGCTGG harbors:
- the kdsA gene encoding 3-deoxy-8-phosphooctulonate synthase, which gives rise to MNLCGFEVGPDRPLFLIAGPCALESESLALEIAEALKGISERIGVPVIFKASYDKANRSSVSGYRGPGLESGLASLERVRSETGLPVLTDVHEYTPVDEVAAVVDVLQTPAFLCRQTDYIQRVAAAGRPVNIKKGQFLAPWDMVNVVDKARAAGGTGIMVCDRGVSFGYNNLVSDMRGLAVMRNTGCPVVFDATHSVQLPGGQGSSSGGQREFVPVLARAAVAAGISGLFMETHPRPEQALSDGPNAWPLDRLERLLKTLVELDRVVKAQPYAENDWLGR
- a CDS encoding CTP synthase; protein product: MARFVFVTGGVVSSLGKGIAAASLSTLLEARGLRVAMLKLDPYINVDPGTMSPYQHGEVFVTDDGAETDLDLGHYERFTRVRTSQRSNFTTGRVYQNVISKERRGEYLGATVQVIPHITDEIKRLVREGAGDADIAMVEIGGTVGDIESLPFMEAIRQMGVEEGRENAMFIHLTLVPYIASSGEVKTKPTQHSVKELRSIGIQPDMLLCRAAEPLPEEERRKIALFTNVPERAVASAIDVDQIYRIPQIYQRQGLDDIMLERLGMLDALPPADLAEWEAVLDGLDHPEHEVTVGMIGKYIDLADSYKSLNEALIHAGIKTRSKVRIRYIDSEQLELEGTALLDGLDAILIPGGFGVRGVEGKIAAVRYARENRVPFLGICLGMQVAVVEYARNVAGLAHANSTEFDPQTPHPVIALITEWQTVSGEIEQRSRDSDLGGTMRLGAQQAQLAPGSRINRIYGADAVMERHRHRYEFNNNYCDTLRESGLQFSGTSIDNALVEVTELPEHPWFIGCQFHPEFTSNPRDGHPLFTDFVAAALAHAGHR